One Piscinibacter lacus genomic window, CTTCGTGATCGGCATCGTCGGCCTGCTTCTGGAACAGGCGCTGATGTTCGTCGCCAGGCGCTTCAGCTACGACGATTGATCCGGCCCCCGGCACGAAGGAGTACCCCATGCATCCCCACCTTCAGATCGAGAACGTCGAGATGGTCTTCTCGACCCGCAAGGGCCGCTTCCATGCCCTGCGCGACATCAATCTCACCGTGCAGCGCGGCGAGTTCATCACCCTGATCGGCCACTCCGGCTGCGGCAAGAGCACCCTGCTCAACCTCATCGCCGGCCTGCTGCGGCCCAGCGAGGGCGTGCTGCTCTGCGACAACCGCGAGATCACCGCCCCCGGCCCCGAGCGGGCGGTGGTGTTCCAGAACCACTCGCTGCTGCCCTGGCTGAGCTGCCTGGACAACGTGCTGCTGGCCGTGGACAGCGTCTTCGCCGCCAGCGAGCCTAAGGCCCGCCGCCGGGAGCGCGCCCGCGCCGCCCTGGCATTGGTCGGCCTGACGCAGGCCGAGGCCAAGCGGCCGCACGAGATCTCCGGCGGCATGAAGCAGCGCGTCGGCATCGCCCGCGCCCTGGCCATGGAGCCCAAGCTGCTGCTGATGGACGAGCCCTTCGGCGCGCTCGACGCCCTGACCCGCGCCCGGCTGCAGGACGAGCTGATGAAGATCGTTGCCGCCACCGGCGCGAGCGTGGTCATGGTCACCCACGATGTCGACGAGGCCGTGCTGCTTTCGGACCGCATCGTGATGATGACCAACGGCCCGGCCGCCACCATCGGCGAGGTGCTGAAGGTGCCGCTGCCGCCGCTGCGCGAGGCCCTGCGCCCGCGCCTGGCGATGGCCCACGACGCCGGCTACCTGGCCAGCCGCGAGCAGGTGCTGGAGTTCCTCTACCGCAAGCAGGCCCACGTCGAGAAAGACGCCGCCTAGGCCCGCCCGCGGCCGGCCCCGCCGGCCGCCGATCCCGACCGACCCCGCCCCGCCGCAGCCCATCCGGCCCGGCCCCGGCGGAGCCCTGCCCCGAACGCCGTCGCCAAACCTTCCGGAGGTAACCGCATGAAGAACGACCTTCCCCCGCAAGCGCGCCCCAGGCTGGTCCTGGTCGGCAATGGCATGGCCGGCGTGCGCGCGCTTGAAGAGCTGCTCAAGCTCGCGCCCGAGGCCTACGACATCACCGTCTTCGGCAGCGAGCCGCATCCCAACTACAACCGCATCTTGCTCAGCCCGGTGCTGGCCGGCGAGCAGACGGTCGACGAGATCATCCTGAATCCGCTGGGCTGGTATGCCGAGCACGGCATCACCCTGCACCTGGGCAGCACGGTGACTGCCATCGACCGCGTGCAGCGCGTGGTGCGCGCCACCGGCCCCGACGGCCAGGTGATCGAGGCCGGCTACGAGCGCCTGCTGCTGGCCACCGGCTCCCTGCCCTTCATCCTGCCGGTGCCGGGCAAGGAGCTGGCGGGCGTGATCGCCTACCGCGACATCGCCGACACCCAGGCCATGATCGACGCGGCCAGCCGCTACCGCCATGCGGTGGTCATCGGCGGCGGCCTGCTGGGCCTGGAAGCCGCCAACGGCCTGATGCTGCGCGGCATGCAGACCACGGTCGTGCACATCGCGCCCTGGCTGATGGAGCGCCAGCTCGACGAGACGGCCGGGCAGATGCTGCAAGCCTCGCTGGCGCAGCGTGGGCTGAAGTTCATGATCGGCGCGCAGACTGCGGCACTGATCGGCGACAAGACGGGCCGGGTGATGGCCGTGCAGTTCAAGGACGGCCGCGAGATCCCCGCCGACCTGGTCGTGATGGCCGCCGGCATCCGCCCCAGCACCGCGCTGGCCGAATCGGCCGGCCTGCTGTGCCAGCGCGGCATCGTGGTGAGCGACACGCTCCAGACCGTGACCGACCCGCGCATCTACGCCCTGGGCGAATGCGCCGCGCACCGTGGCGTGGCCTATGGCCTGGTCGCGCCGCTGTTCGAGCAGGCCAAGGTCTGCGCCAACCACCTGGCCGGCTTCGGCATCGGCCGCTACACCGGCAGCCAGGTCAGCACCAAGCTCAAGGTGACCGGCATCGACCTGTTCAGCGCCGGCGACTTCATCGGCGGCGAGGGCAGCGAAGCCATCGTGATGAGCGACCCCTACGGGGGCGTCTACAAGAAGCTGGTCGTGCGCGGCGACAAGCTGATCGGCGCCTGCCTCTACGGCGACACGGTGGACGGAAGCTGGTACTTCAAGCTGATCCGCGAAGGCAAGCCCGTCCACGAGATCCGCGACCGCCTGATGTTCGGCGAATCCAGCCTGGGCGACACCGGCCACCAGGGCCAGAGCAAGGCCGCCGCCATGGCCGACAGCGACGAGGTCTGCGGCTGCAACGGCGTCACCAAGGGCGCCATCTGCAAGGCCATCCAGGACAAGGGCCTGTTCACGCTGGAGGACGTGCGCAAGCACACCAAGGCCAGCGCGAGCTGCGGCTCCTGCACCGGCCTGGTCGAGCAGATCCTGATGAGCACGGCGGGCGGCGACTACTCTGCCACCCCCACCACCAAGGCCATGTGCGGCTGCACCGAGCACGGCCACCAGGCCGTGCGCGACGCGATCCGCGTGCAGCACCTCACCACGCACGACGCCGTCTTCGCGCAGATGAACTGGCGCACGCCCAATGGCTGCGCGAGCTGCCGGCCGGCGATCAACTACTACATGCTCTCCACCTGGCCCAAGGAGGCGGTGGACGATCCGCAGAGCCGCTTCATCAACGAGCGCAGCCACGCCAACATTCAGAAGGACGGGACCTACAGCGTCATCCCGCGCATGTGGGGCGGCGAGACCAGCGCGGCCGAGCTGCGCCGCATCGCCGACGTGGCCGACAAGTACCAGATCCCCACCGTCAAGGTGACCGGCGGCCAGCGCATCGACCTGCTCGGCGTGAAGAAGGAAGACCTGCCCGCCGTCTGGCAGGAGATCGGCATGCCCAGCGGCCATGCCTATGCCAAGGCCCTGCGCACGGTGAAGACCTGCGTGGGCAGCGAGTGGTGCCGCTTCGGCACCCAGGACAGCACGCAGATGGGCAAGGACCTGGAGCGCGCGCTCTGGCGCATGTACGCGCCGCACAAGGTCAAGCTGGCGGTGAGCGGCTGCCCGCGCAACTGCGCCGAGAGCGGCATCAAGGACGTCGGCGTGATCGGCGTCGATTCCGGCTGGGAGCTCTACATCGGCGGCAACGGCGGCATCAAGACCGAGGTCGCGGTCTTCTTCTGCAAGGTCCGGACGCCCGAGGAGGTGCTGGAGTACGCCGGCGCCTTCCTGCAGCTCTACCGCGAGGAGGGCTGGTACCTGGAGCGCACCTGCCACTACCTGGCGCGCGTCGGTCTGGACCACATCAAGGCTCGCGTGCTCGACGACGCCGCGAACCGCAAGGCCCTGTGGGAGCGCCTGCAGTTCGCGCTGGATGGCGAGCCCGACCCCTGGTTCGAGCACGCCAAGGCCCAGGTCGACGTGCGGCAGTTCGAGCCGCTGTCGCTGGAATGATCGCTGCATCGGCCCTCCGCTGCCCCCTTCTCTTTCCAGGATCACCCCATGAGCCCCCAAGACTGGAAGCCGCTCTGCCGCGTCGAGGACATTCCCAAGCTCGGCGCCCGCCGCGTGCGGCGTGCCGCGGGCGCGGAGCTGGCCGTGTTCCGCACCGCCGACGACCGCGTCTTTGCCCTGCTCGATCGCTGCCCGCACAAGGGCGGGCCGCTGTCGCAGGGCATCGTCTTCGGCGAGCGCGTCGCCTGCCCGCTGCACAACTGGACGATCGGCCTGGCCGACGGCTGCGCCCAGGCGCCCGACGAGGGCCGCACGCCGACCTTCGCGGTCAAGGTGGAGGCCGGTCAGGTCTTCCTCGATGCCGCCGAGCTGCGCAGCCTGGCGCTTGAGCCCGGCCTGGCCCCTTGCCGCGGAAGCTGCGGCCCGACCCCGGCCGGCGAGGCCGCCCCGGCGCCCGCCGACGCCCGCGCCTGAGCCGGCCCGCCCCCTGCCCGAGCCCGCCATGCGCGAAACGAAGTCCACCTGCCCCTACTGCGGCGTCGGCTGCGGCGTGATCATCACGAGCGAGGGCGAGGAGATCACCGGCGTGCGCGGCGATCCCGCCCACCCGGCCAACTTCGGCCGCCTGTGCAGCAAGGGCAGCACCCTGCACCTGACCGCCACCGCGCCCATCAAGCGGCATGAGCGCCTGCGCCAGCCGATGCAGCGCCTGCAACGCGGCGGCGCGCTGACGCCGCTGGCCTGGGACGCCGCCCTGGACCAGGTGGCCGAGCGCTTCGCCGCGATCGCCGCCGAGCACGGCCCCGATGCCCTGGGCTTCTACCTCTCCGGCCAGTTGCTGACCGAGGACTACTACGTCTTCAACAAGCTGGCCAAGGGCCTGCTGGGCACCAACAACGTCGACACCAATTCGCGGCTGTGCATGTCCAGCGCGGTGGCGGGCTACAAGCAGAGCCTGGGCGCCGATGCGCCGCCCTGCAACTACGAGGACTTCGACCACGCCGGCTGCCTCTTCATCGCCGGCGCCAACCCGGCCTGGGCCCATCCCATCCTGTTCCGCCGCATCGAGGACGCGCGCCGCGCGAATCCGGCGATGAAGATCATCGTGGTGGACCCGCGCCGCACCGACACGGCCGAGGACGCCGACCTCTTCCTGCAAATCCAGCCCGGCAGCGATGTGGCGCTCTTCCACGCCATGCTGCATGTGATGGTCTGGGAGGAATGGGTGGACGCCGCCTGGATCGCCCGCCACACCACCGGCTGGGACGCGATCAAGCGCCAGGTGCATGCCATGGGCCCGCGCGAGGCCGCGCGCATCTGCG contains:
- the nirD gene encoding nitrite reductase small subunit NirD; amino-acid sequence: MSPQDWKPLCRVEDIPKLGARRVRRAAGAELAVFRTADDRVFALLDRCPHKGGPLSQGIVFGERVACPLHNWTIGLADGCAQAPDEGRTPTFAVKVEAGQVFLDAAELRSLALEPGLAPCRGSCGPTPAGEAAPAPADARA
- a CDS encoding ABC transporter ATP-binding protein; translated protein: MHPHLQIENVEMVFSTRKGRFHALRDINLTVQRGEFITLIGHSGCGKSTLLNLIAGLLRPSEGVLLCDNREITAPGPERAVVFQNHSLLPWLSCLDNVLLAVDSVFAASEPKARRRERARAALALVGLTQAEAKRPHEISGGMKQRVGIARALAMEPKLLLMDEPFGALDALTRARLQDELMKIVAATGASVVMVTHDVDEAVLLSDRIVMMTNGPAATIGEVLKVPLPPLREALRPRLAMAHDAGYLASREQVLEFLYRKQAHVEKDAA
- the nirB gene encoding nitrite reductase large subunit NirB, producing MKNDLPPQARPRLVLVGNGMAGVRALEELLKLAPEAYDITVFGSEPHPNYNRILLSPVLAGEQTVDEIILNPLGWYAEHGITLHLGSTVTAIDRVQRVVRATGPDGQVIEAGYERLLLATGSLPFILPVPGKELAGVIAYRDIADTQAMIDAASRYRHAVVIGGGLLGLEAANGLMLRGMQTTVVHIAPWLMERQLDETAGQMLQASLAQRGLKFMIGAQTAALIGDKTGRVMAVQFKDGREIPADLVVMAAGIRPSTALAESAGLLCQRGIVVSDTLQTVTDPRIYALGECAAHRGVAYGLVAPLFEQAKVCANHLAGFGIGRYTGSQVSTKLKVTGIDLFSAGDFIGGEGSEAIVMSDPYGGVYKKLVVRGDKLIGACLYGDTVDGSWYFKLIREGKPVHEIRDRLMFGESSLGDTGHQGQSKAAAMADSDEVCGCNGVTKGAICKAIQDKGLFTLEDVRKHTKASASCGSCTGLVEQILMSTAGGDYSATPTTKAMCGCTEHGHQAVRDAIRVQHLTTHDAVFAQMNWRTPNGCASCRPAINYYMLSTWPKEAVDDPQSRFINERSHANIQKDGTYSVIPRMWGGETSAAELRRIADVADKYQIPTVKVTGGQRIDLLGVKKEDLPAVWQEIGMPSGHAYAKALRTVKTCVGSEWCRFGTQDSTQMGKDLERALWRMYAPHKVKLAVSGCPRNCAESGIKDVGVIGVDSGWELYIGGNGGIKTEVAVFFCKVRTPEEVLEYAGAFLQLYREEGWYLERTCHYLARVGLDHIKARVLDDAANRKALWERLQFALDGEPDPWFEHAKAQVDVRQFEPLSLE